From Thalassovita sp.:
GCAGATTCAGGCAAGATGTTTTGCGACCTATTTGACGGAAAAACGAACTATGCCCGAAAAATCTGCCCCCGGCCCACGCAATCTGATCACCGATGTCGCGGGGCTGCGTGTTGGCAACGCCGAAGATCCCCATATCAAAACCGGTGTGACCGTGCTGCTGGGCGATCAGCCCTTTACCTGCGGGGTGCATGTCATGGGTGGCGCCCCGGGCACCCGCGAAACCGATCTGCTGGCGCCGGACAAAACGGTGGAACAGGTGGACGCGCTGGTCTTGTCCGGCGGCTCAGCCTTTGGGCTGGATGCGCCCTCAGGCGTTGCCGATGCGCTGCGGGCCCAGGGGCGCGGCTTCAAGGTGGGCGATCAACTGGTGCCGATCGTGCCCGGCGCGATCCTGTTTGACCTGATCAACGGGGGGGACAAGAACTGGACCGAAAACCCCTATAAGCGCCTTGGCGCCGCTGCACTTGCCAATACCAACGAAGATTTTGCGCTTGGCTCCGTCGGGGCGGGCACCGGGGCAACAACCGCCAACCTGAAAGGCGGGCTTGGATCGGCCTCCTTCACCCTGCCCTCAGGCCACACCGTGGCGGCGCTGGTTGCGGTGAACGCGCTGGGATCTGCGGTTGTCGGCGATGGCCCGCAGTTTTGGGCCGCGCCCTTTGAGCAGACAGCGGAGTTTGGCGGCAAAGGCGTGGCGCAGCACTACCCTGAGCCCCATGTGCCGCCCACAAAACTGGCCGCCCATGCCAACACCACCATTGGTATCATCGCCACAGACGCCACACTGACCCAGGCGCAATGCACCCGATTGGCCACCGCCGCCCATGATGGCTATGCCCGGGCGCTGTTTCCGGCCCATACGCCGATGGATGGGGATCTGATTTTTGCTGCCAGCACCGGCAAGAACCCCCTGACCGATCCAATTGCCGATACGCTCTATCTGGGTCATGCGGCCGCAACCGTGATGGCACGCGCCATTGCCCGCGCGATCTATCACGCCAGCGATGAGCCCAATGATGCCCAGCCCACCTGGGCCGCGCGCCACGGCTAGGGCCGCGCCCCTTTTCAATGTTCTAAAAAATACTCCCGCCGGAGGCTCCGACACGGCCACCGGCGGTACGCATAATTTAGACCACTAGCCCAGCAACCGCGTGATCATCCGCCCATCGCGATCCTGCAGACCATCGATCACGTCGAAATGGTGTTTGCCAGCATCAATCACACAGTCACAGCCCCAGGCCTCCCCCAGTGCCGTTGCCTGTTCCAGAAACACCGGACGCTCCTCGCCACCAACCCAGGCGA
This genomic window contains:
- a CDS encoding P1 family peptidase, translated to MPEKSAPGPRNLITDVAGLRVGNAEDPHIKTGVTVLLGDQPFTCGVHVMGGAPGTRETDLLAPDKTVEQVDALVLSGGSAFGLDAPSGVADALRAQGRGFKVGDQLVPIVPGAILFDLINGGDKNWTENPYKRLGAAALANTNEDFALGSVGAGTGATTANLKGGLGSASFTLPSGHTVAALVAVNALGSAVVGDGPQFWAAPFEQTAEFGGKGVAQHYPEPHVPPTKLAAHANTTIGIIATDATLTQAQCTRLATAAHDGYARALFPAHTPMDGDLIFAASTGKNPLTDPIADTLYLGHAAATVMARAIARAIYHASDEPNDAQPTWAARHG